The Chitinophaga sp. H8 genome contains a region encoding:
- a CDS encoding polymer-forming cytoskeletal protein gives MSTFIDLFNRTMGKRSFLLPSEVMVNGTIEATIPGRIDGHIKGDVKTEGKLVIGESAVVRGHVHATELITYGKIYGDVFISHKAIIANKAYVRGDVTALVLTIEEGAVIEGAIRKEIVPAAAAELADDALANDPIEDKNKPAEEEQATSWF, from the coding sequence TTGAGTACGTTTATAGATTTATTCAACCGCACCATGGGGAAACGTAGTTTCCTGCTACCGTCTGAAGTGATGGTGAATGGTACTATTGAAGCTACTATTCCCGGACGTATAGATGGACATATAAAAGGTGATGTAAAAACAGAAGGCAAGCTGGTAATAGGTGAAAGCGCGGTTGTAAGAGGACATGTGCATGCCACGGAACTGATAACTTATGGAAAGATCTATGGGGATGTTTTCATAAGTCACAAAGCCATTATCGCCAATAAAGCATATGTGAGAGGAGATGTTACGGCATTAGTGCTCACCATAGAAGAAGGTGCCGTTATTGAAGGAGCTATCCGGAAAGAGATTGTGCCTGCTGCCGCTGCAGAACTGGCGGATGATGCGCTGGCCAATGACCCGATAGAAGACAAAAACAAGCCTGCGGAAGAAGAACAGGCAACTTCCTGGTTTTAG
- a CDS encoding eCIS core domain-containing protein, whose amino-acid sequence MKTSSPRYRRHRNPDKTAEKKETPFFAGSQQPLQAKEDAFFQPKLTMGQPGDQYEREADAVADNVVHQAPAKRGGALQQKAVTMLQAMQAPPKEEEKKPPVPEKKKEEEKPLQKKDEKKEKEEEKKTIQAKEEAPEKEEEKKPVQQKEDTPEKKEERPEVMAKQQPDGKQPSSISLDTQLKQQQDKGTPLSPQLRAEMGNAIGADFKDVNIHTDQEAVQMNKQIGAQAFTHGKDIYFNSGKYDPATLAGKRLLAHELTHVVQQGAASPARRRSAGGSATSRQKTTARQVQQQSATPLPEGVKADKKTKIASFKRGDFTVKILPDKTASPKSTAVKSRGAVTDGKIKYRVTPQTKDGKIVSVKIKKELVIQTTYAANAKPAGPSAYGRGTTEEDKKQGNTSLKYHEGNHGQDYMNYITDHPFPELVINEPLTQAEYDQAYKDWEASVQEFITGMEQYSKEKTDETGHPLSEEEAQ is encoded by the coding sequence ATGAAAACATCCAGCCCCCGCTATCGCAGACACCGGAACCCGGATAAAACAGCGGAAAAAAAAGAAACACCTTTTTTTGCCGGAAGCCAGCAGCCGCTGCAGGCTAAAGAGGATGCATTCTTTCAACCCAAATTAACGATGGGGCAGCCCGGTGATCAATACGAAAGGGAAGCAGATGCCGTAGCAGACAACGTAGTACATCAGGCTCCGGCAAAACGGGGAGGGGCATTGCAACAAAAGGCGGTTACGATGTTGCAAGCAATGCAGGCACCTCCAAAGGAAGAGGAAAAGAAACCTCCGGTACCCGAAAAGAAAAAGGAAGAAGAAAAACCCTTGCAGAAGAAAGACGAAAAGAAGGAGAAAGAAGAGGAGAAAAAAACAATACAGGCCAAAGAAGAAGCACCTGAAAAAGAAGAAGAGAAAAAGCCCGTACAACAAAAAGAAGATACACCTGAAAAAAAGGAAGAGCGGCCGGAGGTGATGGCCAAACAACAACCAGACGGGAAACAACCTTCGTCAATAAGTCTGGATACCCAACTCAAACAGCAACAGGATAAAGGAACACCATTGTCACCTCAACTACGTGCGGAAATGGGAAACGCAATAGGAGCCGATTTTAAGGACGTGAATATACATACCGATCAGGAAGCCGTACAAATGAATAAGCAGATAGGCGCTCAGGCATTCACTCATGGAAAGGATATTTATTTCAATAGTGGGAAATATGATCCCGCTACATTGGCTGGCAAACGGCTACTGGCACACGAACTTACACATGTAGTGCAGCAGGGTGCGGCATCACCAGCCAGGAGGCGATCCGCTGGAGGTAGCGCCACAAGCCGGCAAAAGACAACTGCCAGACAGGTACAGCAACAATCTGCTACTCCCTTACCGGAAGGTGTGAAGGCGGATAAGAAAACAAAGATCGCTTCCTTTAAACGGGGAGACTTTACAGTAAAAATATTACCGGATAAAACTGCTTCCCCAAAATCAACTGCGGTGAAATCCAGAGGAGCGGTTACGGATGGAAAGATCAAATATCGTGTAACTCCGCAAACGAAGGACGGGAAGATCGTAAGTGTAAAGATTAAAAAAGAACTGGTGATTCAAACAACTTATGCGGCCAATGCCAAACCAGCAGGACCTTCTGCATATGGAAGAGGTACCACGGAAGAAGATAAAAAACAAGGTAATACTTCTTTGAAATATCATGAGGGTAATCATGGACAGGATTATATGAATTATATTACAGATCATCCTTTCCCTGAATTGGTGATCAATGAACCGCTTACACAGGCAGAATATGACCAGGCATATAAGGACTGGGAAGCTAGTGTACAAGAGTTTATTACTGGTATGGAACAGTATAGTAAAGAGAAAACAGACGAAACGGGGCATCCTTTATCTGAAGAAGAAGCCCAATAA
- a CDS encoding carboxypeptidase-like regulatory domain-containing protein, producing MAMLSRFITWLLSIILFSTAYIQAQHPPDKSIDADFKEAPIGQFVKQLQQETGYQFFYDNKQLDSLRITLTAKSQTLSQILEKALQEKGFFFSIAGKRVFITKGWYISTQLPDNVSGSDTNKQNNRQAVARMLSAYDEKFRKETIVPVVTDNKLYEIGNKTNQQKTGNATIAGYVKNDKTGEPLVGVSIYIDHPRIGVFTDQFGYYSISLPRGRHTLNIQSMGMKDLHRQIQLNADGKMNMEMREQIITLRNVDVAGGKSNNIKRTQMGLEKLTIKTIKQVPTVFGEADILRVVLTLPGVKSVGEAATGFNVRGGAADQNLILFNDATIYNPAHFFGFFSAFNPEVVKEVELYKSSVPTKYGGRLSSVLDVKSREGNKKNLAGSAGIGVVTSRLNLEGPLIKDKMSFIIGGRTTYANWLLQALPAEYKNSKASFYDVNLHLAYQANKSNSLYLTGYLSRDRFNLNNDTTYGYGNKNISLKWKHVFNNKLYGVFTTGYDGYDYNITSDKDPVTAYKLTFDINQLNAKLDFDYHLDTKHTFSFGLSTIRYKLHPGNYQALGDKSITRPDQIPAEQGQESAVYLSDHYEVSSALALDLGIRYSMFNYLGPQNINLYAPGIPKEEVNQLETVSWNKGKVIKTYTTPEYRLSARYAFSNKVSVKAAYNTLSQYIHTLSNTTAMAPTDIFKLSDPNIKPQSGSQVSLGLYSNFKSNTVEASIEVYYKRISDYLDYKSGAQLILNHHIETDVLSTKGKAYGLEFMLKKLTGKLNGWFSYTYSRTFLKMDDPAQGELVNRGEYYPANYDKPHDFTMIGNYRLSHRFSVSLNVTYSTGRPITLPVARYYYAGAQRVLYEDRNNSRIPDYFRSDFSLNIEGNHKVKQKTHNSWTFGVYNWTGQRNPYSVYFVSENGKIKGYKLSIFGTAIPYINFNIRF from the coding sequence ATGGCGATGTTATCCCGTTTTATTACGTGGCTGTTGTCAATTATCCTGTTTTCTACCGCATACATACAAGCGCAGCACCCTCCCGACAAATCAATAGATGCAGATTTCAAGGAAGCGCCCATCGGACAATTTGTAAAACAACTTCAACAGGAAACAGGCTACCAGTTTTTCTACGACAATAAACAGCTTGACAGCCTCCGTATTACACTTACCGCAAAATCACAGACCCTTTCACAAATTCTTGAAAAAGCTTTACAAGAAAAAGGATTCTTTTTTTCAATAGCAGGGAAACGCGTCTTTATTACGAAGGGTTGGTATATCAGTACCCAGTTGCCGGATAATGTTTCGGGCAGTGATACCAACAAACAAAATAACCGGCAAGCAGTAGCCCGCATGTTATCCGCGTATGATGAAAAGTTCCGGAAAGAGACAATAGTACCCGTAGTAACAGATAATAAACTTTATGAAATCGGCAATAAAACCAATCAGCAGAAAACAGGTAATGCTACAATTGCGGGGTATGTTAAAAATGATAAAACCGGAGAGCCATTGGTAGGAGTATCCATTTATATCGACCATCCCCGTATCGGAGTGTTTACCGACCAGTTTGGGTATTATTCCATTTCCCTTCCCAGGGGGCGCCATACACTGAATATTCAAAGTATGGGCATGAAAGACCTGCACCGCCAGATACAGCTTAATGCTGATGGTAAAATGAATATGGAAATGCGGGAACAGATCATCACGCTCAGGAATGTGGATGTTGCAGGTGGGAAGTCTAATAATATCAAGCGGACACAAATGGGGCTGGAGAAGCTGACAATTAAAACGATCAAACAGGTGCCTACCGTATTCGGAGAAGCAGATATTTTAAGAGTCGTACTTACCCTCCCCGGTGTTAAATCTGTAGGGGAGGCCGCTACCGGTTTTAATGTAAGAGGCGGGGCTGCTGATCAGAATCTTATCCTTTTCAACGATGCCACCATTTATAATCCGGCGCACTTTTTTGGCTTCTTTTCCGCGTTTAATCCTGAAGTGGTTAAAGAAGTAGAACTCTATAAAAGCAGCGTACCTACCAAATATGGAGGGCGATTGTCATCCGTACTCGATGTTAAAAGCCGGGAAGGGAATAAGAAAAACCTGGCTGGATCAGCGGGTATTGGGGTAGTGACCAGCCGGCTTAATCTGGAAGGTCCCCTGATCAAAGATAAAATGTCTTTTATAATTGGGGGACGTACTACTTACGCTAATTGGCTGCTCCAGGCTTTGCCTGCCGAATATAAAAACAGCAAGGCATCCTTTTATGACGTTAACCTGCACCTGGCCTATCAGGCCAATAAATCAAACAGCCTGTACCTGACCGGATATTTAAGCAGGGACCGCTTTAACCTGAATAATGACACTACCTATGGTTATGGCAATAAGAATATTTCCCTGAAGTGGAAACATGTATTCAACAATAAGCTCTATGGTGTATTTACCACTGGATATGATGGATATGACTATAATATCACCAGTGATAAGGATCCTGTAACGGCCTATAAACTTACCTTTGATATCAATCAGTTAAATGCAAAGCTGGACTTTGACTATCACCTGGACACCAAACATACTTTCAGCTTCGGATTAAGTACTATCCGGTATAAGCTGCATCCGGGTAATTACCAGGCATTAGGGGATAAATCTATCACCCGACCGGACCAGATCCCTGCAGAGCAAGGACAGGAAAGTGCCGTTTACTTATCGGATCATTACGAGGTATCTTCGGCATTGGCGCTGGACCTGGGCATACGTTATTCCATGTTCAACTACCTCGGGCCTCAAAATATAAATCTATACGCACCAGGTATTCCTAAAGAAGAAGTAAACCAGCTGGAAACGGTTTCCTGGAATAAAGGAAAGGTAATTAAAACCTATACCACACCAGAATACCGCCTTTCTGCCAGATATGCTTTTTCTAATAAAGTATCGGTTAAAGCAGCCTATAATACGCTTAGTCAATATATCCATACACTATCCAATACTACCGCGATGGCACCCACGGATATTTTTAAACTGAGTGATCCCAATATTAAACCTCAATCCGGTAGCCAGGTATCCCTGGGATTGTACTCCAATTTTAAATCCAATACGGTCGAAGCTTCTATTGAAGTATATTATAAGCGGATCAGCGATTACCTGGATTATAAAAGTGGTGCACAACTGATCCTCAATCATCACATTGAAACTGATGTGCTCAGCACTAAAGGTAAAGCGTACGGGTTGGAGTTTATGCTGAAGAAATTAACCGGGAAATTAAATGGCTGGTTCAGTTATACTTACTCCCGTACTTTCCTGAAAATGGACGACCCCGCACAAGGGGAACTGGTAAACCGCGGAGAATATTATCCGGCTAATTATGATAAGCCACATGACTTTACCATGATTGGCAACTACCGGCTGTCGCACCGCTTCAGCGTTTCGCTGAATGTTACTTACAGCACCGGCCGCCCTATCACATTGCCCGTGGCCCGCTATTATTATGCCGGCGCTCAAAGGGTGTTGTATGAAGACCGGAACAATTCACGTATTCCTGATTATTTCCGGTCAGATTTTTCACTGAACATAGAAGGAAACCATAAGGTAAAACAGAAGACACATAACTCATGGACTTTTGGTGTATATAACTGGACCGGGCAACGAAACCCTTACTCCGTTTACTTTGTATCCGAAAACGGAAAAATAAAGGGGTATAAGTTGTCCATTTTTGGCACAGCCATTCCATATATAAATTTCAACATTAGATTTTAA
- a CDS encoding MBL fold metallo-hydrolase — protein MKIEQIYTGCLAQGAYYIESNGEAAVIDPLREVQPYIDRANQTGARIKYIFETHFHADFVSGHLDLAQKTGAAIIYGPTATPSFEALIAADEQTFPLGNVTITLLHTPGHTLESASFLLKDEKGQPVAIFTGDTLFIGDVGRPDLAQQAANMTKEELAGLLYDSLRNKIMPLPDEVVVYPAHGAGSACGKNMSKETSDTLGHQKATNYALRADMSREAFITEVTAGLMPPPAYFPLNAMLNKQGYESIDVVLQRGQQALSPAAFEVAANATGALILDTRDPAVFAKGFIPNAINIGIDGNFAPWVGALIPDIKQKLLLITEAGREEEVITRLARVGYDHTIGYLKGGFAAWEQAGLETDRITSITPEELAIRLKTDRQAALLDVRKISEYQSEHVINVMNTPLDYINFNMVQLDKNKTYYVHCAGGYRSMIFISVLRARGFDNLVDVQGGFKALKASGQFPITDYVCPNTLL, from the coding sequence ATGAAAATTGAGCAGATTTATACCGGTTGCCTGGCACAAGGCGCATATTATATAGAAAGCAATGGTGAAGCCGCCGTGATAGATCCGTTGCGGGAAGTACAACCTTATATTGACAGGGCCAACCAAACCGGGGCCCGGATAAAATACATCTTTGAAACACACTTTCATGCCGATTTTGTGTCAGGTCACCTGGATCTCGCTCAAAAAACCGGCGCGGCAATTATATACGGCCCTACTGCTACACCTTCTTTTGAGGCACTTATTGCTGCTGATGAACAAACCTTTCCTTTGGGTAATGTAACGATTACCTTACTACATACACCGGGACATACCCTGGAAAGTGCCTCTTTTCTGTTAAAAGATGAGAAAGGGCAACCCGTAGCCATTTTCACGGGGGATACCCTCTTCATAGGTGATGTGGGCAGGCCGGACCTGGCGCAGCAAGCTGCTAATATGACCAAGGAAGAACTGGCAGGATTGCTATACGATTCTTTACGGAACAAGATCATGCCGCTGCCGGATGAGGTAGTGGTATATCCGGCACATGGTGCAGGCAGTGCCTGTGGTAAAAATATGAGCAAGGAAACATCAGATACGCTGGGACACCAGAAGGCAACCAATTATGCGCTAAGAGCAGATATGTCCAGGGAAGCATTTATTACCGAAGTAACTGCAGGACTAATGCCCCCACCTGCATACTTTCCGCTTAATGCTATGCTGAATAAGCAGGGGTACGAAAGTATAGACGTAGTACTGCAGCGTGGACAACAGGCCTTATCACCTGCGGCCTTTGAAGTGGCTGCCAATGCTACAGGCGCATTGATACTGGATACCCGTGATCCGGCTGTTTTTGCGAAAGGGTTTATCCCCAATGCGATTAATATCGGTATAGATGGCAACTTTGCTCCATGGGTAGGTGCCCTGATTCCGGATATCAAACAGAAACTATTACTGATCACCGAAGCCGGCAGGGAAGAAGAAGTTATTACCCGCCTGGCCAGAGTGGGATATGACCATACTATCGGCTACTTAAAAGGAGGCTTTGCTGCCTGGGAACAGGCAGGACTGGAAACTGACCGGATCACCTCAATTACCCCCGAAGAACTGGCCATCCGGCTCAAAACGGATCGGCAGGCCGCTTTGCTGGATGTCCGTAAAATAAGTGAATACCAGAGCGAACATGTGATCAATGTGATGAATACCCCGCTGGATTATATTAACTTTAACATGGTGCAACTGGACAAAAACAAAACATATTATGTGCATTGTGCCGGAGGGTATCGCTCTATGATTTTCATCAGTGTATTGCGGGCAAGAGGATTTGACAACCTGGTAGATGTACAGGGTGGGTTTAAAGCTCTTAAGGCATCCGGACAATTTCCGATAACAGATTATGTATGTCCTAATACATTGTTATAA
- a CDS encoding DUF4249 domain-containing protein has translation MQQYRIKIGWVIICLLAGISCKDLYNPPITSKDYNYLVVEGFIDNGTAPTHIRLTRTRRLGLEARIVPEFKAKVAVVGEGNESYALTEGSEGDYFATLTLDNAKKYSLQIKTADGNEYRSAAVSLKKAPPIDSVYWQKNQEGVQIYLTTHDPQNNTKYYRWEYEETWEYHMYDTSFFEFKPNLLKVVPRDTPLVNVCWRTLLSNQILLGSTEKFTTDLIHAFPLVKIVEDSDDAWKLGALYSILVKQYAFNKEAFAYWLNMKKNTEQLGTIFDPQPTEIKGNITCINNPTETVIGYISAGTSSSQRIFVKVPRWNYRIPCSDSTERRLKQLEMFLPKDTIGPFIEPYVPMREVKRGGEVIGYQSADYICADCRAYKGEPRKPSYWP, from the coding sequence ATGCAACAGTACCGGATAAAAATAGGTTGGGTGATTATATGCCTGCTGGCAGGGATCAGTTGTAAAGACCTGTATAATCCTCCCATTACTTCAAAAGATTATAACTACCTGGTGGTAGAAGGATTTATTGATAATGGTACTGCTCCCACACATATCAGGCTTACCCGTACCCGCCGCCTGGGCCTGGAGGCACGTATTGTGCCGGAATTTAAAGCAAAAGTAGCTGTAGTAGGGGAAGGGAATGAAAGTTATGCGCTTACGGAAGGAAGTGAAGGAGACTACTTTGCTACACTCACACTGGATAACGCTAAAAAATACAGCCTGCAGATCAAAACTGCTGATGGTAATGAATACCGGTCGGCAGCAGTATCCCTGAAAAAAGCTCCTCCTATTGACTCTGTATACTGGCAAAAAAATCAGGAAGGTGTACAGATCTACCTTACCACACATGATCCGCAGAATAACACAAAGTACTATCGCTGGGAATATGAAGAAACCTGGGAATATCATATGTACGATACCAGCTTCTTCGAATTTAAACCTAACCTGCTGAAAGTAGTGCCAAGAGATACCCCCCTGGTAAATGTGTGCTGGAGAACCCTGTTGTCTAATCAGATCTTGCTGGGATCAACTGAAAAATTCACCACTGATCTGATTCATGCGTTCCCTTTGGTGAAAATTGTGGAGGATTCGGATGATGCCTGGAAACTCGGGGCACTCTATAGTATACTGGTAAAGCAATATGCATTTAACAAGGAAGCTTTTGCGTATTGGTTGAATATGAAGAAAAATACAGAACAACTGGGTACTATATTTGATCCACAGCCCACAGAAATAAAAGGCAATATCACCTGTATAAATAATCCTACCGAAACGGTAATTGGTTATATCAGTGCCGGTACAAGTTCATCACAAAGGATATTTGTGAAAGTACCTCGCTGGAACTATCGGATTCCTTGCTCAGACAGCACTGAAAGAAGGTTGAAACAACTCGAAATGTTCTTGCCTAAAGATACTATTGGTCCTTTTATTGAACCATATGTGCCCATGCGGGAAGTAAAGCGGGGAGGGGAAGTAATAGGGTATCAGTCGGCAGATTACATCTGTGCAGACTGCCGTGCCTACAAAGGAGAACCCCGTAAACCTTCGTATTGGCCATAG
- a CDS encoding ATP-binding protein, with translation MVTPAQNAAVLQQYLDWLAQVMEARLSGKLGSHLMVTVPTDPSGIPLPVPLHAAAPLPAFIRQYELPANAQLLLVMALTPHVDPLFFDRQIAPFIPENGASFPQLGGVKSEQSRVFLPTGETALFLLANEELEQRMMIQTLFTPPYLFARQRVLWLDRVTDGQPAMSGRIVLSQDYVDYFLTGEHILPGFSSDFPAAHITTPLEWPDLVLQPDTMEQVLELKKWIRHKDALLQTNKRLKPGYRALFYGPPGTGKTLTACLLGKRRDPAEEQYDVYRIDLSMIISKYIGETEKNLEKIFTRAEHKQCILFFDEADALFGKRTNIKDAHDKYANQEISYLLQRVENYNGLVILASNFKSNIDAAFSRRFQSIIQFPMPDQADRRKLWEMIFTSVTLNERVRLTEIAARHELSGAAINNVAQYCFLKKMNEAGSIDNIDLPDIEEGILREYRKEGKVFR, from the coding sequence ATGGTTACCCCTGCGCAAAATGCTGCTGTATTACAACAATACCTCGACTGGCTGGCCCAGGTAATGGAGGCCAGGTTAAGTGGAAAGCTGGGAAGCCATCTTATGGTAACAGTACCAACAGACCCTTCCGGAATACCATTGCCGGTACCATTGCATGCGGCAGCCCCTTTACCCGCATTTATCAGACAATATGAATTGCCTGCTAATGCCCAGCTGCTATTGGTCATGGCGCTTACCCCTCATGTTGATCCCTTGTTTTTTGACAGGCAGATCGCACCCTTTATACCAGAAAATGGTGCCAGCTTTCCTCAGCTTGGCGGGGTAAAAAGTGAGCAATCCAGGGTATTTCTGCCTACCGGTGAAACCGCCCTCTTTTTGCTGGCGAATGAGGAACTGGAACAACGGATGATGATACAGACACTGTTTACCCCTCCATACTTATTTGCCAGGCAAAGGGTACTTTGGCTGGATAGAGTAACGGATGGCCAGCCTGCTATGAGTGGGCGAATTGTACTTTCACAGGATTATGTAGATTACTTTCTTACAGGTGAACATATCCTCCCAGGGTTTAGCAGCGACTTTCCCGCTGCTCACATTACCACACCTCTAGAATGGCCAGACCTGGTACTGCAGCCAGATACAATGGAACAGGTGCTGGAGCTGAAAAAATGGATCCGGCATAAAGATGCACTGCTACAAACAAATAAGCGATTAAAACCAGGTTACCGGGCCTTGTTCTATGGGCCTCCGGGAACGGGAAAAACGCTGACCGCCTGCCTGCTGGGCAAAAGGAGGGACCCTGCCGAAGAGCAATATGATGTGTACCGTATCGATCTGTCTATGATCATCTCCAAATACATTGGTGAAACGGAAAAGAATCTTGAAAAAATATTTACCCGGGCGGAACATAAGCAATGTATTCTCTTCTTCGACGAAGCAGATGCGCTCTTTGGTAAGCGTACCAACATTAAAGATGCGCATGATAAATATGCCAACCAGGAAATTTCTTATCTGCTGCAACGGGTAGAAAACTATAATGGATTGGTAATTCTGGCCTCTAATTTTAAAAGTAATATTGACGCTGCATTCTCCAGGCGTTTTCAGTCTATCATACAATTTCCCATGCCGGATCAGGCAGACCGGCGAAAGCTGTGGGAAATGATTTTTACGTCTGTGACTTTAAATGAGCGTGTAAGACTAACTGAAATAGCGGCCCGGCATGAACTTTCCGGAGCCGCTATTAATAATGTAGCACAATATTGCTTTCTGAAAAAAATGAATGAAGCAGGTAGTATTGACAATATAGACTTGCCTGATATTGAAGAAGGCATTTTACGCGAATACCGTAAAGAAGGTAAAGTATTCAGATAA
- a CDS encoding DUF2157 domain-containing protein, whose protein sequence is MDIAIFKKLAAAGLISPVSLEKVKVTAGNRLFSLHWELRTLLYLGVLLLSGALGILVYKHIDTIGHQIILLCIGFVCAACFAYCVRKKLPFSVDKVPAPNSFFDYLLLLGCLLFITFVGYLQFQYTAFGTAYGLATFIPLSVLLFSAYFFDHLGVLTMAITNLAAWMGIAVTPARILKENDFSSSPLIYTALLLGAILIAAGVLSRIKNVKRHFDFTYTNFGAHILFIACLAGLFQFEENTLFWILLLWGIAGYFYRYAMQEHSFYFLLILTLYSYIGLSTVVTRILFRDSGNEEGAFYLAFFYYIGSAIGLVMLLIHYNKKIKNDARI, encoded by the coding sequence ATGGATATAGCAATATTTAAAAAATTAGCAGCAGCCGGATTGATTTCTCCTGTTTCGCTGGAAAAGGTTAAGGTAACTGCCGGCAACCGGCTTTTTTCGCTTCACTGGGAACTACGAACATTACTGTACCTGGGGGTATTATTACTGAGCGGTGCGCTGGGCATCCTTGTTTATAAGCATATTGACACTATTGGGCATCAGATCATTTTACTTTGTATCGGGTTTGTTTGTGCAGCTTGCTTTGCCTATTGCGTCAGGAAAAAGCTACCGTTCTCGGTGGATAAAGTACCCGCACCCAATTCTTTTTTTGACTACCTCCTTTTGTTGGGGTGCCTGTTGTTTATCACCTTTGTGGGGTATCTCCAGTTTCAGTATACAGCTTTTGGAACCGCTTATGGCCTGGCCACCTTTATTCCACTGTCCGTATTATTGTTCAGTGCTTACTTCTTTGACCATTTGGGTGTTTTAACCATGGCGATTACTAATCTGGCGGCCTGGATGGGAATTGCAGTAACGCCTGCGCGCATACTGAAAGAAAATGATTTCAGCAGCAGCCCCCTTATTTACACGGCACTGTTACTGGGTGCTATCCTGATAGCAGCAGGGGTGCTTTCCCGTATAAAGAACGTGAAGCGGCATTTCGATTTTACGTACACTAATTTCGGCGCACATATATTGTTTATTGCCTGCCTCGCAGGCCTTTTTCAGTTTGAAGAAAACACGCTATTCTGGATCTTGTTGTTATGGGGCATTGCGGGATACTTTTACCGGTATGCTATGCAGGAGCATTCTTTTTACTTTTTACTGATTCTGACCTTGTATAGTTACATAGGCCTGAGTACAGTGGTGACCCGGATACTTTTTAGAGATAGTGGCAATGAAGAAGGAGCTTTCTATTTAGCCTTCTTTTACTACATAGGTTCTGCCATTGGCCTGGTTATGTTATTAATCCATTACAATAAAAAGATAAAAAACGATGCTCGCATATAA
- a CDS encoding ParM/StbA family protein yields the protein MKASTISFPSVFETAFGNTENSSKDLLNGLKIKKDDTWYLVGNLAKRGGINPGRITNASPQEEDYDILFKAALLNVVDKVEQPMSITAGFPFSTYNVYKTAAEQFLSKRHFLIDYDTQTFNNKGGFKKAMFDIERFEVIPEIVGGIIGLKKTINNPQLDNFIAVSFGFGTIEGGMATGDGLVHRTCFSSHGIRYAINNLTRELNQKHYLEMKNEHQVDDAFMKGSIFTNRKRIDLKAMRKEVLTQYYKEVVSPLMRSYFTDLDFENCERIYLMGGGAYYRELTDAFTEEFKDFIPVEVAPEPEKLISIGYLYNSLRLSDNKYQRSVGLDLGNASSIVSIFEPGTDSTTDSVNH from the coding sequence ATGAAAGCATCAACTATCAGTTTCCCGAGTGTATTTGAAACTGCCTTCGGAAACACAGAAAACTCCTCTAAAGATCTTTTAAACGGATTAAAAATTAAAAAAGATGATACCTGGTATCTGGTTGGCAACCTTGCCAAACGCGGGGGTATCAATCCTGGAAGAATTACCAATGCCTCTCCTCAGGAAGAAGATTATGACATCCTGTTCAAAGCTGCTTTATTAAATGTGGTGGATAAAGTAGAACAACCTATGTCAATCACTGCAGGATTCCCTTTTTCTACCTATAATGTATACAAAACAGCTGCAGAGCAATTCCTCAGCAAGCGGCATTTTCTGATTGATTATGATACCCAGACCTTTAACAACAAAGGCGGGTTTAAGAAAGCAATGTTTGATATTGAGCGGTTTGAGGTGATTCCTGAAATCGTAGGTGGGATCATTGGATTAAAGAAAACTATCAATAACCCTCAGCTGGACAACTTCATCGCTGTGAGTTTTGGTTTTGGGACTATAGAAGGCGGGATGGCTACCGGTGACGGATTGGTACATCGTACCTGTTTTAGTTCCCATGGTATCCGCTATGCGATCAATAACCTTACCCGTGAACTGAACCAGAAACATTACCTCGAAATGAAAAACGAGCATCAGGTAGATGATGCTTTTATGAAGGGGTCCATTTTCACCAACCGGAAGAGAATTGACCTGAAGGCGATGCGTAAAGAAGTGCTGACACAATATTATAAAGAAGTCGTTTCTCCCCTGATGCGTAGCTACTTCACAGACCTGGATTTTGAAAATTGTGAACGTATCTATCTGATGGGTGGCGGCGCTTATTACCGGGAACTCACGGATGCCTTTACAGAGGAATTTAAAGATTTTATTCCTGTAGAAGTGGCACCGGAACCAGAAAAACTGATTAGCATAGGTTATCTTTACAACTCGCTCCGTTTGTCTGACAATAAATACCAACGTAGCGTTGGACTGGACCTTGGTAATGCCTCTTCTATTGTTTCCATCTTTGAACCTGGTACCGATTCAACAACTGACAGTGTAAACCATTAA